Part of the Devosia sp. SL43 genome, ATATAGGCGTGCTCGGTGACCCATTTGAGCTCAGCAATGCCGCCGATATCGGCCGGGTCCGGCCCGATGACCCGCACCGCCTGCGTCTCGATCAGTTCCTTGAAATTGTGCCTGAGATAAATCTGCTCGCCGGTATGGATCGGGGTCGTGGTCGAGAGCGTCAGCTCGCGATAGGCCTGCGGATTGACCCAGGGCACATAGTCGCCGGTCAGCATGTCCTCGAGCCACATCAGGTTGTGTTTTTCGACCGCATTGGCGAAGCGGATGGCATCGGGCAGGAACCATCCCGGTCCGCAGTCGAGTGCCAGCGAAACCTTGTCGCCCAGCACTTCCTTCATGGCGATGACGCAGTCCAGCATGTGGTTGAAGCCGTGCTCGGAGATCTGCCCCTGGTCCATAGCGCCATGATAGCCCGCCTTGGTCTGGCGCGGCCCATAGTGGAAGTCGTCGATCGAGTCCTTCATGTTGGAGTGGAAGCTGATGCCCTGCTTCACCATGAAGAAGTTCTGCGGCTGCTCCATCATCCACCGCACATCGTCGGCATAATCCTGCGGCCTGTCGCCGGTCCGCTTCTTGCGGATCGAGCCGTTATAGACGCGCACCTGATCGCGTACTTTGCCGCCGAGCAGCTTGTAGACCGGCACATTGGCGGCCTTGCCCGCAATGTCCCACAGCGCATGCTCGATGGCCGAGACCGCAGCGCCATAGGGTTTGAACGATCCGCGCTGCCGGATTTTGAGCATGCAGCGCTCGACATCGGTCGGGTCCTCACCAATCAGTGCCTCGCGAAAATGCAGCACCCATGGCTTGAGGTAGGCCTTGGTGAACTCGACCTCCCCCAGGCCGTAAATCCCTTCGTCGGTGACGATGCGGACGATGGGGTGGCGGCCTATCACCGCACAGCGCAGATCGGTAATCTTCATGGTCTGTCCCCTATTTCACCGACGAGAAGGCGGTGGGCGCCAGGAACTGGCTGCTGACATTGGCGATGATCTGGCCGTCCCGTTCGGAGTCGTCGCGCGCCTTGTGCCAGGCCGGATCGGCAATAAAGGCCCCCCATTTCGCCTCACGCTCGGCGAGCGATTCCCAGGCGATGAAATAGGTGAGGCGATTGCTGTTTTCGCCGACCACGGTGGTGAAGAATCCGGCCTGGCGGATGCCATGCCTGTCCCAGATGCCCAGCGTGTGATCGTTGAAGCGCTTGAGCAGCGCCGGCAGCCGGCCGGGCAGGCAGTCGTAGATGCGTAGTTCATAGATCATGGTCATCCTCAATTCTCGGCTGTTACAGACCCTGCGCAAGCGGACCCACCCACCCTCACTCCCTCCCCCTTTGTGGGCAGGGAGTGAGGGTGGGGACGTCTAGGCGTAGTTGAATGTCACTAGCTCCACGTCCGATCCCAGGAATATTCGTTGTCCCAGTGGTCGGTCGGCTGCCAGAAGCCGGTGACGCCGGGCTGCAGGTGCTGGCTGATCACCTCGTCGACCACATCGTCGATGCCCAGCCCAGGCTTGTCGGGCACCTCGATGAAGCCATTCTTGACCAATGGCTTGGGCAGGCCAGTGACGATGTCGTCCCACCAGTCGACCTCGACCGAGTGATATTCGAGTGCCATGAAATTCTCGGTGGCGATGGCCACATGCGCCGCCGCCATCGCCGCGATCGGGCTTTCCGCCATGTGAATGGCCATGGCAACGCCATGCTCCTGGGCGAGGTCGCCGATCTTCTTGGTTTCGAGAATCCCGCCCGAGGTCAGCAGGTCAGGATGGATCACCGAAATCCCACCGCTCTTGAGCAGTGGCTCAAATCCTTCGCGCAGATAGATGTCCTCGCCCGTGCAGATCGGCACGGTCGTCGCATCCTGCAACTGCCGATACTGCTCGGTATATTGCCAGGGGATCACGTCCTCGAGCCAGGCCGGAACATACTTCTCGATCCGCCGCGCCAGGCGAATGCCGTTCTGCAGCGAGATATGGCCGACATGGTCGATAGCCAGCGGCACCTCGTAGCCGATCACCTCGCGGACCTCGGCGATATACTGCTCCAGCAGGTCGATACCCTTGTCGGTGAAGTGCAGCCCGCTGAACGGATGCCGGACATTGTGCGTGTCATAAACCGCGTTGCGGGTGCGCCGGTCTTCCATCGATTTCACCGGCCCTCGCCCAGGATGGATGCGATAGCCTTCGAGCGAGCCCGCCGGCGCCACCACCGCGCCTGGCACGTCGGCGATCTGCATCAGGCCCAGGTCCATCTTGAGGAAGGTGAAGCCCATATCCATGCGCTCCTTGAGGCGCAGGCCCGTCGCAGTGCCGCTAGGCTTGTCGGCGTCGGTATCGCAATAGCAGCGCACCTTGTCGCGGAACTTGCCGCCCAGCATCTGGTAAACCGGTACGCCATAGGCCTTGCCTGCCAGGTCCCACAGCGCGATCTCGATCGCCGATACGCCGCCACCCTGCCGCCCATGCCCGCCAAACTGCTTGATGCGCCGGAACAGCCGGTCGATATCGAGCGGGTTCTCGCCCAGCAGTCGGCTCTTGAGCATCAGCGCATAGGTGGCGCTGGCGCCGTCGCGCACCTCGCCCAAGCCGACAATGCCCTGATTGGTGTAAATCTTCAGCAGCGCCGAGGTGAACGGGGCGCCGACAATCTCGGCCACCCGCAGGTCGGTAATGCGCAATTCGCTCGGCGCTGAAGACCGGCGGACGTTGCTCTCGATATGCTCTCCGGCACTCAATGCGTTCGTCATGAAAAATCCCCTCCTCAAATGCCGAGCGCCACCCCTCTCAACCACCCGCAGCGTCATTCCCGCGGAAGCGGGAACCCCTGTTTTCTTTGTTGGTCTGGTCAACAGAGGTTCCCGCTTTCGCGGGAATGACTCGGTGCAAAAGTTCAGTTCCTACCCAGCACTCCTCCGCGCGGCATTCCGGCGCGCCACCCCCATCTGCTCAATGATGTGACGGCCCGAGCCCTCGACATGTCGCGCCACCACGGCCGCAGCGCCGTCCGCATTCTGGGCGCGGATGCAGGCGATGAGCTCGCGATGTTCGCTCAGCACCGCCATGCGACGGCTCAGCGAAGTGGGAAAACGCCGACTGATGGCGCGCAGGATTTCGCGATGCTTCCACCACAGGTCGGCCGCGTGGCGGTTATAGTGGCGGTCATAGATCAGCTGGTGAAACCTGGTATCGAGTTCGCCATGCTGTTTGGGATCGGCAAAATTCAGTGCCTCGATCGCGGCCTGCGCCACCTCGAGATCGGCAATATCGGCGTCGGTGACGATCGAGACAAACCACCGCGTCAACGCCGGTTCGATCAAGACCTCGATCTCGATGATGTCGCGGACGAAGGCCTCGTCGATGGCAACGACGCGGGCCCCGCGATTGGCTTCCATCATCACAAAGCCTTCGCCCCGCAACTGCTGCAGCGCCTCGCGCACCGGATTGGTCGAAGTCCCGTAAGCCGTCGCCAGTTCCCCGACTTTGAGCCGTGCATTGGGCTCGAGCCTGCCGGAGATGATGTCTTCGCGGATCAATTCATAGATCGTGCCCGGCTGGTCGTTGGCCGTTTCTGCCGGACTGATGCTGACCCTAGTCTCGCTCATTATGCCTGTTTATGCGCGTTTTTTGGGCAAGCCAAGTCGATTTGCACGCAATAATACAAAAATAATGTACGATCTTGAGCAGCTTGACACACAAGTTTCAGTCTGCAACGTTCTTGTATGGGAGACATGGGCGTTAGACCCGGCCCCACCGCAAGGTGCGATCCGCCGAAACAGGCCATCGTCATTAGCCTTGCCACTAGGAGGCGCAGCGCCAGCTGCGAGGGAGGCCCGGTTGGACCGAGGGGGTCGAACGGC contains:
- a CDS encoding mandelate racemase/muconate lactonizing enzyme family protein translates to MKITDLRCAVIGRHPIVRIVTDEGIYGLGEVEFTKAYLKPWVLHFREALIGEDPTDVERCMLKIRQRGSFKPYGAAVSAIEHALWDIAGKAANVPVYKLLGGKVRDQVRVYNGSIRKKRTGDRPQDYADDVRWMMEQPQNFFMVKQGISFHSNMKDSIDDFHYGPRQTKAGYHGAMDQGQISEHGFNHMLDCVIAMKEVLGDKVSLALDCGPGWFLPDAIRFANAVEKHNLMWLEDMLTGDYVPWVNPQAYRELTLSTTTPIHTGEQIYLRHNFKELIETQAVRVIGPDPADIGGIAELKWVTEHAYMHSIMMAPHGTANGLLGLGALINVCATLPPNYIAFEYPSASDPWWEDIVIGLPKQIVKNSMVDLLEAPGLGLDIDPEGARKYLLEEDAGFFDR
- a CDS encoding NIPSNAP family protein gives rise to the protein MIYELRIYDCLPGRLPALLKRFNDHTLGIWDRHGIRQAGFFTTVVGENSNRLTYFIAWESLAEREAKWGAFIADPAWHKARDDSERDGQIIANVSSQFLAPTAFSSVK
- a CDS encoding mandelate racemase/muconate lactonizing enzyme family protein; the encoded protein is MTNALSAGEHIESNVRRSSAPSELRITDLRVAEIVGAPFTSALLKIYTNQGIVGLGEVRDGASATYALMLKSRLLGENPLDIDRLFRRIKQFGGHGRQGGGVSAIEIALWDLAGKAYGVPVYQMLGGKFRDKVRCYCDTDADKPSGTATGLRLKERMDMGFTFLKMDLGLMQIADVPGAVVAPAGSLEGYRIHPGRGPVKSMEDRRTRNAVYDTHNVRHPFSGLHFTDKGIDLLEQYIAEVREVIGYEVPLAIDHVGHISLQNGIRLARRIEKYVPAWLEDVIPWQYTEQYRQLQDATTVPICTGEDIYLREGFEPLLKSGGISVIHPDLLTSGGILETKKIGDLAQEHGVAMAIHMAESPIAAMAAAHVAIATENFMALEYHSVEVDWWDDIVTGLPKPLVKNGFIEVPDKPGLGIDDVVDEVISQHLQPGVTGFWQPTDHWDNEYSWDRTWS
- a CDS encoding GntR family transcriptional regulator, which encodes MSETRVSISPAETANDQPGTIYELIREDIISGRLEPNARLKVGELATAYGTSTNPVREALQQLRGEGFVMMEANRGARVVAIDEAFVRDIIEIEVLIEPALTRWFVSIVTDADIADLEVAQAAIEALNFADPKQHGELDTRFHQLIYDRHYNRHAADLWWKHREILRAISRRFPTSLSRRMAVLSEHRELIACIRAQNADGAAAVVARHVEGSGRHIIEQMGVARRNAARRSAG